A window of Pirellula sp. SH-Sr6A contains these coding sequences:
- a CDS encoding carboxypeptidase-like regulatory domain-containing protein has protein sequence MKALCLSLLVLAGFSLGCGSGYNLHPVTGKVTLDGAPLSGATVTLKPLAEGKPATGTADANGVYTITDMRPDAGPGAEPGEYRVGILWYKPSSNDTSKMTGESSGYKPPEENKAARNTVQGPKSELPIAYQNPDTSGLTVSVRAGENKFDFDLKADFKGAGK, from the coding sequence ATGAAAGCCCTCTGTCTTAGTCTTCTGGTCCTCGCCGGATTTTCCTTGGGATGTGGTAGCGGATACAACCTGCACCCCGTAACCGGCAAGGTCACTCTCGACGGCGCGCCACTCTCCGGAGCCACGGTCACCCTGAAACCATTAGCGGAAGGCAAACCTGCGACCGGAACAGCCGATGCGAATGGCGTCTACACCATCACCGACATGCGGCCCGATGCGGGGCCTGGTGCCGAGCCAGGCGAATACCGTGTCGGTATCCTCTGGTACAAGCCCAGCTCCAACGACACGTCGAAGATGACCGGCGAATCTTCCGGGTATAAGCCACCCGAAGAAAACAAGGCTGCTCGCAATACAGTACAAGGACCCAAGTCTGAGTTGCCTATTGCCTACCAGAATCCAGACACCTCTGGTCTTACCGTTAGCGTTCGCGCTGGTGAAAACAAATTCGACTTCGATTTGAAAGCCGACTTCAAAGGAGCTGGCAAGTAA
- a CDS encoding CRTAC1 family protein — MIATSSLPKSPVLPYATPRHRNRRTIARLFQQRDRSARSLRWLLAGLSCWGLFESEAIAQQPFSATIETIQPKDAGIDFIHTDGSNNKHYIMETVIGALALFDYDNDGLIDIYLVNGSPLPGTPPNLTATNRLYRNLGDWKFRDVTEQAGVGDAQYGMGATVGDFDNDGDLDLFVTNFGENVFYVNEGDGTFRQRTDRAGLFSGERFGAGSAFLDMDLDGDLDLYSASYVRFDWKLHKIRTINGKEFSVGPNDYEPAKHFLYRNEGDGHFTDVSDHSGISAIRSPGMGVLSADFDDDGDMDIFVANDQKPNSLLINDGAGIFTNEAILAGIGFDRNGKANGNMAVEYADMNHDGLLDFLTTTYQDEMPVYFECLGPGLFGDSTNIAKIDPKLFPHVKWGVGPIDFDHDGDLDLFYACGHFLTNLRFIDDRTDVKVQSFLLANNGRGRFENVSDSAGDFMKIVESSRSAGFDDLDNDGDIDIIVLNTNAPPSLGRTVVTSGAPSLLVQLVGVKSNRMAVGAVVELERSDSKRLKHVVHAGRGYESHYSNRIHFGLGKTEPTTVRVQWPTGQTQTFSITPGSRRLLLIEGESLPVQSPGTATKP; from the coding sequence ATGATCGCCACCTCATCTCTTCCGAAATCCCCCGTTCTGCCATACGCAACCCCTCGCCACCGGAACCGTCGAACCATCGCTCGGTTGTTTCAACAGCGAGATCGATCGGCAAGATCGCTGCGATGGCTATTGGCGGGCCTGAGTTGTTGGGGACTGTTCGAGAGCGAGGCGATCGCCCAGCAGCCCTTTTCCGCAACGATCGAAACGATCCAGCCGAAGGATGCGGGGATCGATTTTATTCACACCGATGGGAGCAACAACAAGCACTACATCATGGAGACGGTGATCGGTGCACTCGCTCTGTTCGATTACGACAACGACGGACTCATCGATATCTATTTGGTCAATGGTTCCCCTTTACCTGGGACTCCCCCCAACCTAACAGCGACCAACCGACTCTACCGAAACTTGGGCGATTGGAAATTTCGAGATGTTACCGAGCAGGCAGGGGTGGGAGACGCACAGTATGGGATGGGAGCAACCGTTGGTGATTTCGACAACGACGGTGACTTGGATCTTTTTGTTACCAACTTCGGTGAGAACGTCTTTTATGTGAACGAAGGGGATGGAACGTTTCGCCAACGCACCGACCGAGCAGGTCTCTTTTCCGGAGAACGCTTCGGTGCAGGTAGTGCCTTCCTCGATATGGATCTCGATGGCGACCTCGACCTTTACTCCGCGAGCTATGTGCGGTTTGACTGGAAGCTGCACAAGATCCGGACGATCAACGGCAAAGAGTTTTCGGTGGGACCTAATGACTACGAGCCCGCGAAGCACTTTCTTTATCGAAACGAGGGAGACGGACACTTTACCGACGTCTCGGATCACTCGGGGATCTCCGCGATTCGTTCGCCTGGCATGGGGGTGCTATCCGCAGACTTCGACGACGATGGCGACATGGATATTTTCGTCGCGAACGATCAAAAACCGAATTCGTTGCTCATCAACGATGGAGCTGGCATCTTCACCAACGAGGCGATCTTGGCAGGCATCGGATTCGACCGAAATGGCAAAGCGAATGGAAACATGGCCGTCGAATACGCGGACATGAACCACGACGGATTGCTCGATTTCCTTACCACAACTTATCAAGACGAGATGCCGGTCTATTTCGAATGTCTCGGACCTGGCTTATTTGGTGACTCCACAAACATTGCGAAGATCGACCCAAAGCTTTTCCCGCATGTGAAGTGGGGAGTGGGCCCGATCGACTTCGATCACGACGGCGATCTCGATCTCTTCTACGCATGCGGGCACTTCTTGACCAACCTTCGATTCATCGACGATCGGACCGATGTGAAGGTGCAGAGCTTTTTGCTCGCCAACAACGGGCGCGGGCGATTTGAGAACGTCTCCGATTCGGCGGGCGACTTCATGAAGATCGTCGAAAGCAGTCGATCGGCTGGGTTCGACGATTTGGACAACGACGGCGATATCGACATTATTGTCTTGAACACGAACGCTCCTCCCTCGCTCGGTAGAACGGTTGTGACGAGCGGTGCTCCGTCGTTGCTCGTTCAGCTGGTTGGGGTAAAGAGCAATCGAATGGCGGTGGGCGCGGTGGTGGAGTTGGAGAGGTCCGACTCGAAACGGCTCAAGCACGTTGTTCATGCGGGGAGGGGATACGAAAGCCACTACAGCAATCGCATCCATTTCGGTTTGGGGAAAACCGAACCGACAACAGTTCGTGTTCAGTGGCCCACAGGACAAACGCAAACCTTTTCGATCACACCTGGGAGTCGGAGGCTGCTTTTGATCGAGGGCGAATCTCTCCCTGTTCAATCGCCAGGCACTGCCACAAAGCCATAG